From the Paenibacillus sp. FSL H8-0548 genome, one window contains:
- a CDS encoding MATE family efflux transporter: MGTIKNTLWKQKLDQLLHKFFSGETMNYKQIIAIIIPIVVDQGFLVIMSLLNTAMISSSGVAAVSAVSMVDSLNIFLINVFVAIATGGTVIVAQYKGSGNQERVARSASQTISAVTGLSLIITACILAFHTPILNGLFGQAEEAVFQNAKLYLIGSCLSYPLIAMFQAINGVLRGMAETKTCLALSLIMNITYLLLNVLLVVWLDMGVMGLIISMLISRALGMATSLYYLTRINHSLQFKLKQLLHLDRSILAKIMFIGFPFALEQMFFNGGKLLTQTFIVKLGTAAMTINAISGSISMVFQIVGSALSIAIVTVVGQCIGRKNIKDARKFIKSLLGLSTVVFILVGIVLMPFFSYIVAIFSPPKEIISSIYALTLLIVFAQPFLWSLSFVLPAALRAAGDSRFTSVTSLISMWLFRIIFGYILGITLGFGLMGVWIAMVAEWGIRGAIFGWRFRGEKWYQHKII, encoded by the coding sequence ATGGGAACGATAAAAAACACCCTTTGGAAACAAAAGCTTGATCAACTGCTGCATAAATTTTTTAGCGGCGAAACGATGAATTATAAGCAAATCATTGCGATTATCATACCAATTGTAGTGGATCAAGGCTTTTTGGTCATTATGAGCTTATTAAACACCGCTATGATTAGCTCGTCAGGTGTAGCTGCTGTCAGTGCGGTCAGTATGGTCGATTCACTTAATATTTTTTTGATAAACGTATTTGTTGCGATAGCAACGGGTGGCACGGTCATTGTAGCTCAGTATAAAGGGAGCGGGAATCAGGAGAGGGTTGCTCGTTCGGCGTCACAGACGATATCGGCGGTAACTGGTTTATCGCTTATTATTACGGCATGTATTCTAGCGTTTCACACCCCAATCTTAAATGGATTATTTGGACAAGCTGAGGAAGCTGTATTTCAAAATGCGAAGCTCTATCTCATCGGAAGCTGTTTGTCTTATCCGCTTATTGCGATGTTTCAAGCGATCAATGGTGTTTTACGCGGCATGGCAGAAACGAAAACCTGTCTTGCTTTATCGCTTATTATGAATATTACTTATTTATTATTGAACGTATTGCTTGTCGTTTGGCTGGATATGGGGGTTATGGGCCTTATTATTTCAATGTTGATTTCACGCGCTTTAGGGATGGCGACATCGCTGTACTATTTAACGAGAATCAATCATTCACTACAATTTAAGCTTAAGCAATTGCTGCATTTGGATCGATCCATATTGGCGAAAATCATGTTTATTGGTTTTCCTTTTGCGCTGGAGCAAATGTTTTTTAACGGGGGCAAGCTGCTGACCCAAACCTTTATTGTGAAACTGGGGACAGCGGCAATGACCATTAATGCGATAAGCGGCTCCATTTCGATGGTTTTCCAAATTGTAGGAAGTGCACTAAGCATTGCAATCGTTACCGTAGTTGGTCAGTGCATTGGCAGGAAAAATATTAAAGACGCACGAAAATTCATCAAATCACTCCTCGGCTTATCGACGGTCGTGTTTATTCTGGTAGGAATTGTCCTTATGCCATTCTTTTCGTATATTGTGGCGATCTTCTCGCCGCCGAAGGAGATCATTTCATCTATCTATGCATTAACCTTATTAATTGTTTTCGCGCAGCCGTTTTTGTGGTCGCTAAGCTTTGTTTTGCCAGCAGCGCTAAGGGCAGCGGGTGATTCTCGATTTACATCCGTTACCTCACTCATATCGATGTGGCTGTTCCGTATTATATTTGGGTATATTTTAGGGATAACACTGGGCTTTGGACTTATGGGTGTATGGATTGCGATGGTAGCCGAATGGGGGATAAGAGGCGCTATATTCGGCTGGCGTTTTAGAGGGGAAAAGTGGTACCAGCACAAAATTATTTAA
- a CDS encoding glycerate kinase — translation MKIIISPDSFKGSIQAIDAAQAINRGIKRFLPDAETILIPVADGGEGTIDCLIAGSGGKIISAAATGPLGTKLEAGYGVLEPDSTVVIEMARTSGICLLSADERNPLHTTTYGTGQLISDALDAGYRKFILAIGGSATNDGGAGMLQALGMRLLDEAGETVPWGGGFLGRIAAIDDSGWDSRIAESEFLLALDVQNPMIGPQGASHVFGPQKGATPEMAEQLDQNMTSWANLIEAKTGIHLHDQPGAGAAGGLGGAFLAFFEAKLKRGIDVVIEHSSLRQHLTDANLVITGEGQIDYQTASGKTPMGIAEEARKFNVPTIAFAGSIGKGIEQLYEVGIESVHSIVNGPMSLEEAMERAPELLEQASEQLMRSMFVKGGRFS, via the coding sequence ATGAAAATTATAATTTCCCCTGACTCGTTCAAAGGCAGTATTCAGGCAATAGATGCAGCGCAAGCCATTAATCGAGGCATAAAACGGTTTTTACCCGATGCCGAAACGATTCTTATTCCGGTAGCCGATGGCGGGGAAGGGACGATCGATTGCCTGATTGCTGGCAGTGGCGGTAAAATAATCTCCGCTGCTGCAACGGGACCGCTTGGCACTAAGCTGGAAGCCGGATATGGCGTGCTTGAGCCGGATTCTACTGTCGTTATAGAGATGGCCCGGACTTCAGGCATTTGCTTGCTGAGTGCTGATGAGAGGAACCCGCTTCACACAACGACCTATGGAACTGGGCAATTAATATCCGATGCTCTTGATGCAGGCTATCGAAAGTTTATTTTGGCCATTGGCGGGAGCGCTACCAATGATGGCGGTGCAGGAATGCTGCAAGCGCTTGGGATGCGGCTATTAGATGAGGCGGGTGAAACGGTACCATGGGGCGGCGGTTTCTTGGGTCGTATTGCAGCAATTGACGATAGCGGCTGGGACTCGCGAATTGCCGAATCTGAGTTTCTGCTTGCCTTAGATGTGCAAAATCCGATGATTGGACCTCAGGGTGCTTCACATGTGTTTGGACCGCAGAAGGGTGCGACACCGGAGATGGCCGAGCAATTGGATCAGAATATGACAAGCTGGGCCAATTTAATTGAAGCTAAAACCGGCATTCATCTGCATGATCAGCCAGGGGCTGGTGCAGCAGGAGGCCTCGGCGGCGCATTCCTCGCCTTCTTTGAAGCCAAGCTCAAACGAGGAATTGATGTGGTCATTGAGCATTCCTCTTTGCGCCAGCATCTAACGGATGCTAACCTCGTCATTACGGGTGAAGGACAGATTGATTATCAGACGGCTTCTGGCAAAACACCTATGGGCATTGCGGAGGAAGCCCGAAAATTCAACGTGCCTACTATAGCTTTTGCAGGATCAATTGGCAAAGGCATTGAGCAGCTATACGAGGTAGGGATCGAAAGCGTTCATAGTATTGTTAACGGGCCTATGTCTTTAGAGGAGGCAATGGAACGCGCACCTGAGCTGCTGGAGCAAGCAAGTGAGCAGCTTATGCGGAGCATGTTCGTTAAGGGCGGAAGATTCTCATAA
- a CDS encoding NAD(P)-binding domain-containing protein translates to MKVGFIGLGNMGLPMAKNLIKAGFEVYGVNRSQAAEEKLEEAGGRRGPAIAELAAKMDIILTCLPMPADVEKVYLGEEGLIENGRSGLVLVDCSTVNPELNRKLYEAAAKRGLAFLDAPVSGGTTGAAAGTLSIMVGGKSETFKQALPVFEALGKQIDHVGGSGSGSVVKLINQLMVGIHTQAVSEGLALGRKSDVDEEQLVRILTSSFAGSRMLERHYGNHIVKNDYKPGFAIKLLGKDLDLAVEMAEQSGVGLAVGTRVRSLLRSAIRNGFAGQDMSGMLEYQLQRDEQKFAEPEPIKHFAVFLPMKDADKSVTFREQHLQFLASRREEGKLLANGRFTDGAGGLVIYKGQSLEEVEGWVKEDPYIIEGARHYEIHEWDIVLAE, encoded by the coding sequence ATGAAGGTTGGATTTATTGGGCTCGGCAATATGGGTCTGCCTATGGCAAAGAACTTAATAAAAGCGGGCTTCGAGGTGTACGGTGTGAACCGCAGTCAAGCTGCGGAAGAGAAATTGGAAGAAGCAGGCGGGCGTAGAGGACCTGCAATTGCAGAGCTGGCGGCAAAGATGGACATCATCCTTACTTGTCTGCCAATGCCGGCAGATGTAGAGAAGGTATACTTAGGCGAAGAAGGCTTAATTGAAAATGGGCGTTCGGGACTAGTTTTGGTAGATTGCAGCACGGTGAATCCAGAGCTCAATCGTAAATTATACGAAGCTGCAGCAAAGCGTGGACTTGCCTTTCTTGATGCTCCGGTTAGCGGTGGTACAACAGGAGCAGCTGCTGGAACGCTTAGCATCATGGTCGGCGGCAAAAGTGAGACTTTCAAGCAAGCGCTGCCTGTATTTGAAGCGCTGGGCAAGCAAATTGATCATGTAGGCGGAAGCGGAAGCGGCTCAGTCGTGAAGCTGATTAATCAGCTCATGGTCGGTATCCATACTCAAGCGGTGAGCGAGGGGCTTGCGCTTGGCAGAAAATCGGATGTGGATGAAGAGCAGCTTGTACGTATTTTGACATCAAGCTTCGCAGGAAGCCGAATGCTGGAGCGTCACTACGGAAATCATATCGTGAAAAATGATTACAAGCCAGGTTTTGCGATTAAGCTGCTCGGCAAGGATCTTGATCTAGCAGTGGAAATGGCAGAGCAAAGCGGTGTTGGGCTTGCCGTGGGAACTCGTGTAAGAAGCCTGCTAAGAAGCGCCATTCGAAACGGGTTTGCAGGGCAGGATATGTCTGGTATGCTGGAATACCAGCTGCAGCGTGATGAGCAGAAGTTTGCCGAGCCCGAGCCTATCAAGCATTTTGCGGTATTTCTGCCAATGAAGGATGCTGACAAAAGCGTGACCTTCCGCGAGCAGCATTTGCAGTTTCTAGCGAGCCGCCGAGAGGAAGGCAAGCTGCTGGCAAATGGACGTTTTACGGACGGAGCCGGGGGACTAGTTATCTACAAGGGACAGTCGCTGGAGGAAGTAGAAGGCTGGGTGAAGGAAGACCCTTATATTATTGAGGGCGCACGCCATTATGAAATTCATGAGTGGGATATCGTACTCGCGGAGTAG
- a CDS encoding Gfo/Idh/MocA family oxidoreductase, which translates to MSLNEKTFKLVQVGCGNMAKRWVKYALSRPDIEIVALVDINQTAAEAMAKEFGIDCLCSVDLEQAIRETGADLVFDVTIPEVHKKIVMKAVEWGCDVLGEKPMAANLADAIEMEQFVKQQGRSYSVMQNRRFTKQIREARGMIDEGRIGEPGQTTADFFLGPHFGGFRDMMDNPLLLDMAIHTFDQARYLLQADPVSVYCHEFNPPYSWYKGNASAICIFELADGSVFSYNGSWCAEGEPTSWHGSWRVVGSKGTLIWDGENDPYCSTVQGEIGAGSRMQQFERIAPTSIWTGKEGHDACFDEMMAALKEGRKAETDCSDNLMSMAMVFAAIESAKRREVIPISIK; encoded by the coding sequence ATGTCTTTGAATGAGAAAACCTTTAAGCTTGTGCAGGTCGGCTGCGGCAATATGGCCAAGCGATGGGTCAAGTATGCATTGTCTCGACCCGATATTGAAATTGTCGCGCTTGTTGATATTAATCAAACGGCCGCAGAGGCGATGGCGAAGGAGTTTGGAATTGACTGTTTATGCAGCGTCGATTTGGAACAGGCGATCCGCGAAACCGGAGCAGATTTGGTGTTTGACGTTACGATTCCCGAGGTTCACAAAAAAATCGTAATGAAAGCAGTAGAATGGGGCTGCGATGTACTTGGCGAGAAGCCGATGGCTGCAAATTTGGCTGATGCGATCGAGATGGAGCAGTTTGTGAAGCAGCAGGGCAGAAGCTACTCGGTCATGCAGAACCGTCGGTTTACGAAGCAAATTAGGGAAGCTCGCGGTATGATTGACGAGGGGAGGATCGGAGAGCCAGGGCAGACAACTGCTGACTTTTTTCTAGGGCCGCATTTTGGCGGATTCCGCGATATGATGGACAATCCGCTGCTGCTGGATATGGCGATTCATACTTTCGATCAAGCAAGATATCTGCTTCAAGCTGATCCGGTCTCTGTTTATTGTCATGAATTTAATCCACCCTATTCCTGGTATAAAGGAAACGCGTCGGCGATTTGTATTTTCGAGCTGGCAGACGGATCGGTGTTTTCGTACAATGGCTCATGGTGTGCGGAGGGTGAACCGACCTCATGGCATGGCAGCTGGAGAGTCGTCGGTTCAAAAGGCACATTAATATGGGATGGGGAAAATGATCCCTACTGCAGCACAGTACAAGGAGAAATTGGTGCAGGCTCGCGTATGCAGCAGTTTGAACGCATTGCTCCAACTTCGATCTGGACAGGGAAGGAAGGGCATGACGCCTGCTTCGATGAGATGATGGCGGCACTCAAAGAGGGACGCAAAGCGGAAACCGATTGCTCGGATAATTTGATGAGTATGGCCATGGTGTTCGCAGCGATAGAAAGTGCCAAGCGGAGAGAGGTAATTCCGATTTCGATCAAATAG
- a CDS encoding ThuA domain-containing protein, protein MNNKKHVLIWNEFRHEQINEKVRAIYPDGIHRAIGEGLGSELEISYATLEEEEHGLTEQRLNETDVLIWWGHKAHREVADEIVERVHKRVLEGMGLIVLHSGHFSKIFKKLMGTTCNLKWREADEKERLWVVSPGHPIVEGIGEYIELAEEEMYGESFEIPTPDELIFVSWFEGGEVFRSGCTFTRGQGKIFYFRPGHETYPTYYNEQIRTVIRNAVHWAAPTTRETPQFGNRKPLETLKPKQEV, encoded by the coding sequence ATGAATAATAAAAAACATGTGTTGATATGGAATGAATTTCGTCATGAGCAAATCAATGAGAAGGTGCGTGCGATTTATCCAGACGGTATTCACCGTGCCATAGGTGAAGGCCTTGGCAGTGAGCTGGAAATTAGCTATGCCACTTTAGAGGAAGAGGAGCACGGACTGACCGAGCAGCGTCTGAATGAAACCGATGTACTCATATGGTGGGGTCACAAGGCGCATCGTGAGGTTGCGGATGAGATCGTAGAGCGTGTTCATAAACGAGTATTAGAAGGAATGGGGCTCATCGTTCTTCACTCCGGACATTTCTCCAAAATATTCAAGAAGCTGATGGGCACGACCTGCAATCTGAAATGGCGCGAGGCTGACGAGAAGGAACGGCTTTGGGTAGTTTCTCCGGGACATCCTATCGTAGAAGGTATTGGGGAATACATCGAGCTAGCGGAAGAAGAAATGTATGGCGAAAGCTTTGAAATTCCGACCCCGGATGAGCTCATATTCGTTAGTTGGTTCGAGGGCGGAGAGGTCTTTCGAAGCGGCTGCACCTTTACGCGCGGACAAGGGAAAATCTTTTATTTCAGACCTGGGCATGAAACTTACCCGACCTATTATAATGAACAAATTCGCACTGTTATTCGCAATGCCGTACACTGGGCGGCACCGACGACTAGGGAGACCCCGCAATTCGGCAATCGTAAGCCGTTAGAGACATTGAAGCCGAAGCAGGAGGTATAA
- a CDS encoding AraC family transcriptional regulator has product MTIQTEAYAQPIKEEVVVYPHPFLYLKVWEIDAPPAASGTEIFGPWHYHKEVEFLAVTEGSISIQTKDNYFSLDRGELVLLGSSELHRTHRTNTTPLKFVVFQVDLYRHFDQSDLPYLHGFSERTRPLSDLNYLFQQQPQVRQEAYSLILDIYNETLRQERGYELLIGAAIKRLLWLLIRYDTRQILQHNDSFEMIRLKPVFDYVEQHLQDKIVVEDVCKLLNFSYHYFIRYFQQTMGCSFITFVNHKRIKKAERLLLTQSLSITDVALEAGIPSTAQFYKLFKRYNQCSPKEFIVRMREMTDLA; this is encoded by the coding sequence TTGACTATTCAAACTGAAGCATATGCTCAGCCTATCAAGGAAGAAGTCGTCGTCTATCCTCATCCCTTCCTTTATTTGAAGGTTTGGGAAATCGATGCGCCTCCAGCTGCGTCCGGCACAGAAATATTTGGGCCTTGGCATTATCACAAGGAGGTTGAGTTTCTAGCGGTTACGGAAGGCTCTATCAGTATTCAAACCAAGGACAACTATTTTTCACTTGATCGCGGTGAGCTTGTTTTGCTTGGTTCCTCCGAGCTGCATCGCACACATAGAACGAACACAACACCACTCAAATTTGTCGTTTTTCAGGTTGATTTGTATCGGCATTTTGACCAAAGCGATCTGCCCTATTTGCATGGCTTCTCTGAGAGGACCAGGCCGCTCAGCGATTTGAACTATTTATTCCAGCAGCAGCCGCAGGTGAGGCAGGAGGCTTATTCGCTCATTCTAGACATTTATAACGAAACCTTACGGCAAGAGCGCGGCTATGAGCTGCTGATCGGTGCTGCCATTAAGCGGTTGCTTTGGCTGCTTATCCGCTATGATACGCGGCAGATTTTGCAGCACAACGATAGCTTTGAGATGATTCGGTTAAAGCCTGTATTCGATTATGTCGAGCAGCATCTGCAGGACAAAATAGTCGTAGAGGATGTATGCAAGCTCCTAAATTTCAGTTACCATTATTTTATTCGTTATTTTCAGCAAACCATGGGCTGCTCGTTTATTACGTTCGTCAATCACAAGCGCATTAAGAAAGCAGAGCGGCTTCTGCTCACACAGAGCCTGAGCATTACGGATGTTGCCCTCGAGGCTGGCATACCCAGCACCGCTCAATTTTATAAGCTGTTTAAACGTTATAACCAATGCTCACCCAAAGAATTCATCGTACGGATGCGTGAAATGACCGACTTAGCCTAG
- a CDS encoding extracellular solute-binding protein, giving the protein MNVAKRLPFVITILTAITLIAACASNGGRTTNTGSNVKNNAAGTDNPASVEEPLSIQMFAGLYNEVPDMSDAFWTEWQKLTNAKLNVEWVPSGDLDTKLDLLLASGQLPEVISAPNFKRATLISAMKNGAFWDLAPFLGDFSKYPNLKNNVVKDAYKYRTVDGKIYSLPGSRAEIDPGIKIRQDWLEKLNIPIPTTLDEYADALVKLAKGDPDGNNREDTLGLIGGGVIISDGDASFASGFGAMEPTYNDEGGLIYTNLNPQYTETIAYFKKLYESGALSKEFSVTKRTQAQDLFTTGRAASYTRSIWWDKEWEDLMKKNGQPDAKILNLTLKGPKDYAVNLTIGGFGSFLISKEVPEEKVWKLLDYFEKSASTELTDLAYYGIENVHHTVVDGQKVLNEQGVKEVNTTSKNVGVLAAMKWGKVISASGDKAYNDAKIAEVATYDEVGSVDPFNYLISDTWNDLWAKYENEWKSMVTQAIVGQITMEDYGKFIDKVNNLPDAKKAYQEFAAQYKALNP; this is encoded by the coding sequence ATGAATGTAGCGAAACGATTACCATTTGTCATTACCATTTTGACAGCGATTACACTAATCGCAGCATGTGCATCAAACGGGGGCAGAACAACGAATACCGGCAGCAACGTGAAGAACAACGCAGCGGGTACCGACAATCCGGCAAGCGTAGAAGAGCCGCTTTCCATTCAAATGTTCGCGGGTCTGTATAATGAAGTTCCCGATATGAGTGATGCATTCTGGACCGAATGGCAAAAGCTAACGAATGCTAAGCTGAATGTTGAGTGGGTTCCTTCAGGCGATCTCGATACGAAGCTGGATCTCTTGCTTGCTTCAGGACAGCTGCCAGAGGTGATCTCAGCTCCCAATTTCAAACGGGCGACATTAATCAGTGCCATGAAGAACGGCGCATTCTGGGACCTAGCGCCTTTCCTCGGCGATTTCAGCAAATATCCGAACTTGAAAAACAATGTCGTAAAGGATGCCTACAAATATAGAACGGTGGATGGCAAAATTTATTCCCTTCCCGGCTCCCGAGCTGAGATCGATCCAGGTATTAAAATTCGTCAGGATTGGCTGGAAAAGCTGAACATACCAATTCCGACTACACTTGATGAATATGCAGATGCACTAGTCAAGCTCGCCAAAGGCGATCCGGACGGAAACAACCGTGAAGATACACTTGGCTTAATTGGCGGCGGCGTTATCATCAGCGATGGCGACGCTTCGTTTGCCTCAGGCTTTGGCGCCATGGAGCCTACTTACAATGACGAGGGCGGGCTCATCTACACGAATCTTAACCCGCAATACACCGAAACGATTGCTTATTTCAAAAAGCTGTACGAGTCAGGCGCATTGTCTAAAGAGTTTTCTGTAACGAAGCGTACGCAAGCTCAGGATTTGTTCACCACAGGCCGCGCTGCCTCTTACACACGCAGCATCTGGTGGGACAAAGAGTGGGAAGACCTCATGAAGAAGAACGGTCAGCCCGATGCCAAAATCTTGAATTTAACGTTGAAGGGTCCAAAGGATTATGCGGTCAACCTAACGATCGGAGGCTTCGGAAGCTTCCTTATTTCCAAAGAGGTGCCTGAAGAAAAAGTATGGAAGCTGCTTGATTATTTTGAGAAAAGCGCCTCCACTGAATTAACCGATCTCGCTTACTATGGCATCGAAAACGTGCATCATACCGTAGTAGACGGTCAAAAGGTACTTAATGAGCAAGGCGTTAAAGAAGTGAATACGACTAGTAAAAATGTCGGTGTGCTTGCTGCTATGAAGTGGGGTAAAGTAATAAGCGCATCAGGCGACAAAGCCTATAATGATGCCAAAATTGCCGAGGTGGCTACCTATGATGAAGTCGGCAGTGTAGATCCGTTTAACTATCTCATCTCCGATACATGGAATGATTTGTGGGCGAAATATGAAAACGAATGGAAATCGATGGTAACACAAGCCATTGTAGGACAAATTACGATGGAGGATTACGGAAAGTTTATCGATAAAGTGAATAATCTGCCTGATGCGAAAAAAGCTTATCAAGAATTCGCTGCGCAGTACAAAGCATTGAATCCGTAA
- a CDS encoding helix-turn-helix domain-containing protein — protein sequence MKPWLKKIQHIFRFALPRTNYFRRLVWLGCISVSLPLIVLGYAYYHISVDKLKQQFHEDSRSSLVQLKDRMENVMTRIEYQSMQLVNNPSLRYALGRTGYSEQYVKQLELLDYMTLQKNASDLVQDIVFYSSLSDTVLSNFYGKSTFENSPQTANIAAAMKMKKSAGWVYLPTFKQDGYISYVRQLPVMSADALQGIVLFQVKASDIASSVFQARADKPVESFIVLDSDHTILMHSSDPSLLGQSADTLPLYENIVQRADNERQFITKDESGNRILTAINQTALGRTYISLLPEEAMTAQLNWLRMLVAGSVLIILLFGIVLTVASSKFAYSPIDQLIRYGGQLRHNKSGRIPGSANELDFIRSSLTYLNEQAVSLQTYVEKIKPGLRDQFIMKLLHSSTVIKNEAIASDCLAYQLPMNGSFAVLLVRPENLFKETRFFPNEGPIIAFAVKNVMQELLRHELISEGFVLGEDGKEAIAVIHFKDEVNDSEASDALLAYAVNVSEALSTHLSFTVSIGIGGRRSGIAGLAASFKEASLALQQRLFNDNRRIFHYDETSKTTEKLSVFNYPKDVELSITEYLLQGEHELATQSLHQFYERIRVTESYNTAMHCYHILLSSIIQSLEEMGYGVLDNLGDNLFEQLKARQTYHEVQEWFVETLFPMHKQMTVQNRTNSTRKAVQLVCQHIEANQGMPSLIECAVLVQMSPSYLSRMFKQEAGMTFIEYLMKYKVDRAKKLLAETDCSITEIAEIIGYSERNLNRAFQRHVMMSPNQYRLSLR from the coding sequence ATGAAACCGTGGCTAAAGAAAATTCAACATATATTCCGTTTTGCTTTGCCTCGGACGAATTATTTTAGACGTCTGGTATGGCTTGGCTGTATTTCTGTATCTTTGCCGCTGATCGTACTTGGATATGCTTACTATCACATCTCTGTGGATAAGCTGAAGCAGCAGTTCCACGAGGACAGTCGGAGCTCTCTCGTTCAGCTTAAGGATCGGATGGAAAATGTGATGACGCGTATCGAGTACCAATCGATGCAGCTCGTAAACAATCCTAGCCTGCGCTATGCGCTCGGAAGAACTGGCTACTCTGAGCAATATGTGAAGCAGCTGGAATTGCTTGATTACATGACGCTGCAGAAAAATGCCAGCGATCTTGTGCAAGACATTGTATTTTATAGCAGCTTATCGGATACTGTCCTATCCAACTTTTATGGAAAGTCAACGTTTGAAAACTCACCTCAAACCGCCAATATTGCTGCGGCTATGAAGATGAAGAAAAGCGCAGGCTGGGTTTATCTGCCTACCTTTAAGCAGGATGGATATATCTCTTATGTCCGCCAGCTTCCTGTCATGAGCGCTGATGCTTTGCAGGGCATCGTCTTGTTCCAAGTAAAGGCCAGTGATATCGCGAGCAGCGTGTTCCAAGCACGTGCGGATAAGCCTGTAGAATCATTCATTGTATTAGATTCGGATCACACGATTCTCATGCATTCATCAGACCCATCTTTACTCGGACAGTCAGCGGATACGCTGCCCTTATATGAAAATATTGTGCAGCGTGCCGACAACGAGCGGCAGTTCATAACGAAAGACGAGTCAGGCAATCGGATTTTAACAGCTATTAATCAAACAGCGCTAGGCAGAACCTATATATCGCTCCTGCCAGAAGAAGCGATGACCGCGCAATTAAACTGGCTTCGCATGCTCGTTGCAGGCTCTGTTCTCATTATTCTTCTGTTTGGCATCGTGCTTACGGTCGCATCCTCTAAATTTGCTTATAGTCCAATCGATCAATTAATTCGATATGGCGGACAGCTGCGGCATAATAAATCGGGACGTATCCCGGGTTCAGCGAACGAGCTTGATTTTATACGCTCAAGCTTAACCTATTTGAACGAGCAGGCGGTATCGCTCCAAACCTACGTTGAGAAAATAAAGCCCGGTCTGCGCGATCAATTTATAATGAAACTGCTTCATTCTTCTACCGTAATCAAGAACGAAGCTATTGCTAGTGATTGCCTTGCCTATCAGCTTCCGATGAATGGATCTTTTGCTGTACTCCTTGTCAGGCCGGAAAATTTATTCAAGGAAACACGTTTTTTCCCGAACGAAGGACCGATTATTGCATTTGCAGTAAAAAACGTCATGCAGGAGCTGCTGCGGCATGAGCTTATTTCGGAAGGATTTGTGCTCGGAGAAGACGGGAAGGAAGCCATCGCGGTTATTCATTTTAAAGATGAAGTGAATGATTCAGAAGCTTCTGATGCTCTGCTTGCTTATGCGGTTAATGTAAGCGAAGCGCTCAGCACGCATTTATCCTTTACCGTTTCGATCGGTATTGGAGGCAGACGCTCTGGCATTGCAGGACTTGCTGCATCCTTTAAAGAAGCCTCACTTGCTTTGCAGCAACGGCTATTTAATGATAATCGCCGTATTTTTCACTATGACGAGACATCGAAGACGACAGAGAAGCTTAGCGTATTTAATTACCCGAAGGATGTTGAATTATCGATTACGGAATACCTGCTCCAAGGCGAGCATGAGCTGGCTACACAGTCGCTTCACCAGTTTTACGAACGCATACGAGTTACCGAATCTTACAATACCGCCATGCATTGTTATCATATTCTCTTGTCCTCCATCATTCAATCGCTTGAGGAAATGGGTTATGGCGTGCTCGATAATCTTGGCGATAATTTATTTGAGCAGCTCAAGGCAAGACAAACCTATCATGAGGTGCAGGAATGGTTCGTTGAGACTCTCTTCCCTATGCATAAGCAAATGACCGTTCAAAACCGTACAAACTCAACTCGTAAAGCGGTACAATTGGTCTGCCAGCACATTGAAGCTAATCAGGGTATGCCTTCGTTGATCGAATGCGCTGTGCTCGTCCAAATGAGTCCCTCCTATTTAAGCCGCATGTTCAAGCAAGAGGCCGGTATGACGTTTATCGAATATTTGATGAAATACAAGGTTGATCGCGCGAAGAAATTATTAGCAGAGACCGATTGCAGCATTACCGAAATAGCTGAAATCATTGGCTATTCAGAGCGGAATTTGAATCGAGCGTTTCAAAGGCATGTCATGATGTCGCCTAACCAGTACCGGCTGTCGCTGCGCTAA